Proteins from a single region of Leptospiraceae bacterium:
- a CDS encoding NADH-quinone oxidoreductase subunit I, which yields MATINVVNVAKKHQFAWYEKFYFYSISKGLFITLKHFIKSAFFKGYVTIQYPEEKRAYSSRFRGMHSLKRDEQGRERCTACFCCMWICPADAITIEAAEVTPERQHLHPEDKYSKRFDIDLLRCIFCGLCEEACPKGAIYLDGGGEMAADNRYDLILTKERMTQKIGGPILGQRN from the coding sequence TTGGCCACAATTAATGTTGTAAACGTCGCTAAAAAACATCAGTTTGCTTGGTATGAAAAGTTTTACTTTTACTCTATTTCTAAAGGTCTTTTCATTACTCTAAAACATTTTATTAAATCTGCATTCTTCAAAGGGTATGTTACCATTCAATATCCAGAAGAAAAAAGAGCCTACTCTTCTAGATTCCGTGGAATGCATTCTCTCAAAAGAGATGAACAAGGTCGAGAAAGATGTACGGCTTGTTTTTGCTGTATGTGGATTTGTCCAGCCGATGCAATTACAATTGAAGCTGCGGAAGTTACACCTGAAAGACAACACCTTCATCCAGAAGATAAATATTCTAAACGATTTGATATTGATTTACTTCGTTGTATTTTCTGCGGTTTATGCGAAGAAGCCTGTCCTAAGGGTGCAATTTACTTAGATGGTGGCGGGGAAATGGCTGCCGACAATAGATACGATCTAATATTAACTAAAGAGCGAATGACTCAAAAAATTGGTGGTCCAATCCTCGGTCAAAGAAACTAA
- a CDS encoding (2Fe-2S)-binding protein yields MVTIKIDGVEYKVNEKKNLIDAVKEVGTDIPYFCYHPSLSIVGMCRMCLIEIEGVPKVQAACNTPVKEGLSILTKSKRVLEAREGTMEFLLANHPLDCPVCDKAGECDLQDNAFSSGKGASRFEFEKRNIPQEEIGSNLMINHNRCIVCYRCVRFEEELVGESNLGLFQRGYHSIIGLANDKTIKHNYQGALSDICPTGALLNHKTLFKSRVWWYKTSKSICHGCSTGCNIETNVRDNKMYRYMTRENSELGMYFLCDKGRFDIDWLNENRLFSYYEKGIPSESTNVIPKILEKIQAASKIAIIGGAHESNENLALIKTQAETLSKNVVYEARVIKPQYFVPEQSDFLMTTDPHPNTKGTFDLAFNSQGGIESIVKEFNEGKIEVLFVLKEEIPADLKGSGTVIVLHTNITASVKDADFAVPIKSFAEQSGSFTNKNGIKQKFELAMQPIQGLPSSGDFFKRLNLELSMKKEELAIGHN; encoded by the coding sequence GTGGTAACAATCAAAATTGATGGTGTAGAATACAAAGTAAACGAAAAAAAGAACCTCATCGACGCAGTAAAAGAAGTCGGAACTGATATCCCTTATTTCTGTTATCATCCATCTTTAAGCATAGTCGGTATGTGCCGTATGTGCCTTATTGAAATTGAAGGAGTTCCCAAAGTCCAAGCGGCTTGTAACACTCCCGTAAAAGAAGGTTTATCGATTCTTACAAAAAGCAAACGTGTATTGGAAGCCCGCGAAGGAACCATGGAATTTTTGCTCGCCAATCATCCACTCGATTGTCCTGTCTGCGATAAAGCTGGCGAATGTGACTTACAAGACAATGCATTTTCATCTGGAAAAGGTGCATCACGATTCGAATTTGAAAAACGAAACATTCCACAAGAAGAAATTGGAAGTAACCTCATGATCAATCACAATCGATGTATTGTTTGTTATCGATGTGTTCGTTTTGAAGAGGAATTAGTTGGTGAATCTAATCTTGGTTTGTTCCAAAGAGGATATCACTCTATCATCGGCTTAGCAAATGATAAAACCATTAAACACAATTACCAAGGTGCTCTTTCCGATATTTGCCCTACTGGTGCCCTTTTAAATCATAAAACTCTTTTTAAATCTCGCGTTTGGTGGTACAAAACTTCCAAATCAATTTGCCATGGCTGTAGCACTGGTTGCAACATTGAGACAAATGTGAGAGATAATAAAATGTACCGCTACATGACCCGAGAAAATTCCGAACTTGGTATGTATTTCCTTTGTGATAAAGGTCGTTTTGACATTGATTGGCTGAATGAAAATAGACTTTTCTCCTACTACGAAAAAGGAATTCCAAGCGAAAGCACAAACGTAATTCCTAAAATTCTCGAAAAAATCCAAGCTGCTAGTAAAATTGCTATCATAGGTGGAGCACACGAGTCTAACGAAAATTTAGCTCTTATTAAGACGCAAGCAGAAACACTTTCTAAAAATGTAGTCTACGAAGCAAGAGTGATTAAACCTCAATACTTTGTTCCAGAGCAATCTGACTTCCTAATGACAACTGATCCTCACCCAAACACCAAAGGAACTTTTGATTTAGCTTTTAATTCTCAAGGCGGAATTGAATCTATCGTCAAAGAATTTAACGAAGGTAAAATTGAAGTCCTATTTGTTTTAAAAGAAGAAATTCCTGCTGACCTAAAAGGTTCTGGAACAGTAATTGTGTTACATACCAATATAACTGCTTCCGTAAAAGATGCAGACTTCGCAGTTCCTATTAAGTCTTTTGCAGAACAATCTGGTAGTTTCACCAATAAAAACGGAATCAAACAAAAGTTTGAACTAGCAATGCAACCCATCCAAGGTCTTCCTTCATCGGGTGATTTCTTCAAACGATTAAACTTAGAATTGTCTATGAAAAAAGAGGAGCTCGCAATTGGCCACAATTAA
- a CDS encoding phosphoadenosine phosphosulfate reductase family protein, which produces MSDRVIRIMPTERHIVSLSGGKDSTALAIFMQKKYPNLSVEYVFCDTGEELPETYSYLEKIETYLGKKIVRLRPERSWDQFLEDFSGYLPSARSRWCTSNLKIKPFEDFIGEDNVFSYIGIRADENREGYISSKTNIIPKYPFKEHGIDKEGVMRILEESGLGLPDYYKWRTRSGCYFCFFQRRKEWLGLKENHPHLYEKAKQYETSNKDGSAQNFTWIQGGTLEQILKDEDGIKRRHDQYETRVKRDKQKKSKRLIDVFSSELSFEDALNMEDDAEGCLVCHV; this is translated from the coding sequence ATGTCCGATAGAGTAATTAGAATTATGCCAACTGAAAGACATATAGTCTCCTTATCCGGCGGAAAAGACTCTACCGCATTAGCTATTTTTATGCAGAAAAAATATCCCAATCTTTCGGTGGAATATGTATTTTGCGACACAGGGGAAGAACTCCCGGAGACGTATAGTTATCTCGAAAAAATCGAAACCTATCTAGGTAAAAAAATCGTTCGTCTTAGACCGGAGAGATCTTGGGATCAATTTTTGGAGGACTTTTCTGGTTACTTACCATCTGCGCGAAGCCGCTGGTGTACTTCTAATTTAAAGATAAAACCATTTGAAGATTTTATCGGAGAGGACAATGTATTTAGTTACATCGGAATCAGAGCAGACGAAAATCGCGAAGGATACATTTCGAGCAAAACAAATATTATCCCCAAATACCCTTTTAAAGAGCACGGCATCGACAAAGAAGGCGTTATGCGCATCTTGGAGGAGAGTGGTCTTGGTCTACCGGATTATTACAAATGGAGAACTCGCTCTGGTTGCTATTTCTGTTTTTTCCAACGCAGAAAAGAATGGTTGGGGCTAAAGGAAAATCATCCTCATCTATACGAAAAAGCAAAACAATACGAAACCTCTAACAAAGATGGATCAGCTCAAAATTTCACATGGATCCAAGGGGGCACACTCGAACAAATTCTAAAAGACGAAGACGGAATTAAACGCCGCCACGATCAATACGAAACACGCGTAAAACGCGACAAACAAAAGAAAAGCAAACGCCTCATAGATGTATTCAGCTCGGAACTATCGTTCGAAGATGCACTCAACATGGAAGACGATGCTGAAGGTTGTTTGGTTTGTCATGTTTGA
- the tnpA gene encoding IS200/IS605 family transposase → MAQSLVKNYIHIIFSTKYREPLILESVEEELFSYIGGICKEYECQPIKIGGYLDHVHILCFLSRKIALMKLVEEIKAHSSKWMKLKDPKLKNFYWQNGYAAFSVNPRGVDRVSKYIENQKFHHKKFAFKEELIHYFEQYEIEYDEKYVWD, encoded by the coding sequence ATGGCACAGTCATTAGTTAAAAATTATATTCATATTATTTTCAGCACTAAGTATAGAGAGCCTTTGATTCTTGAATCTGTTGAAGAAGAACTTTTCAGTTATATAGGTGGAATTTGTAAAGAATATGAATGTCAGCCAATTAAAATTGGAGGATATCTTGATCATGTGCATATTCTTTGTTTTCTATCCAGAAAAATTGCATTGATGAAATTAGTGGAAGAAATTAAAGCTCATTCCTCTAAATGGATGAAGTTAAAAGATCCAAAGCTAAAAAATTTCTACTGGCAAAATGGATATGCGGCTTTCTCTGTTAACCCCCGTGGAGTAGATAGAGTAAGTAAATACATCGAGAACCAAAAATTTCATCATAAAAAATTTGCATTTAAAGAAGAATTGATTCATTACTTTGAACAATACGAAATCGAATACGATGAAAAATACGTTTGGGATTGA
- a CDS encoding DUF3800 domain-containing protein, whose amino-acid sequence MKEKIHIEHRFLDEAGDTSFFGKGMIPIIGNEGVSLSFIIGIVKFKSELESIRNQINLLQKSIEADSYFQVPSVKKKVAKGGFYFHATDDIPEVRKVFFDFIRSIDCTFEAIAARKDLSIFARKHNTKEEEFYADLLSHLLKNKLELGGKLVLNIAQRGKSTKNHNLELALKKAESRFLNNKSNTEKQVSTKIVFNVQNQKTEPLLNIADYFCWAIQRVFEKGETRYYNYLSDKISLVVDLYDSKKYAGNWNYYTKENPLGSENEISPPLD is encoded by the coding sequence ATGAAAGAGAAAATTCATATAGAGCATAGATTCTTAGATGAAGCAGGAGATACTTCCTTTTTTGGGAAAGGAATGATACCGATCATTGGCAATGAAGGTGTATCGCTTTCTTTTATAATAGGAATCGTGAAATTCAAATCTGAATTAGAATCAATTCGGAATCAAATTAATCTATTACAAAAATCTATCGAAGCAGATTCTTATTTCCAAGTTCCAAGCGTAAAAAAGAAAGTAGCAAAAGGTGGATTTTATTTTCATGCGACAGACGATATTCCAGAAGTAAGAAAAGTTTTTTTTGATTTTATCAGATCTATTGACTGCACTTTCGAAGCAATTGCAGCTAGAAAAGATCTATCCATTTTTGCCAGAAAGCATAATACAAAAGAAGAAGAATTCTATGCAGACTTATTATCGCATCTCTTAAAAAATAAACTAGAATTGGGCGGCAAATTAGTGTTAAACATTGCGCAAAGAGGAAAGTCTACTAAAAATCATAATCTAGAACTTGCTTTAAAAAAAGCAGAGTCTAGATTTTTAAATAATAAAAGTAATACAGAAAAACAAGTCTCTACAAAGATTGTATTCAATGTTCAGAATCAAAAGACAGAGCCACTTTTGAACATAGCTGACTATTTTTGTTGGGCAATCCAAAGAGTATTTGAAAAGGGAGAAACTAGATATTACAATTATTTGAGTGATAAAATTTCTCTCGTAGTTGATTTATATGATTCGAAAAAGTATGCAGGAAATTGGAATTATTATACAAAGGAAAACCCATTGGGGTCTGAAAATGAAATAAGCCCACCGCTGGACTAA
- the ltrA gene encoding group II intron reverse transcriptase/maturase, whose translation MEEILADENLQEALQRVCANKGAAGIDGITTTEFHKQMSEEWKETKQRLLLGKYKPKGVRRVEIPKPAGGIRMLGIPTVMDRFIQQAMLQRLTPIFDPEFSKFSYGFRPNKSAHDAVRQAKKYIEEGHKFVVDIDLEKFFDKVNHDILMHLVGKKIRDKRVLRLIGSYLRAGVMTNGVCIPNEEGTPQGGVISPILANIMLNELDKELEARGHKFCRYADDCNIYVKSMKAGERVKASITRFLNKKLKLKVNETKSAVDKPMNRKFLGFTFGNVDSVVIQISSQSLERVKNKIRELTNPMRSVSMEERIKVINRYIIGWLGYYSLIEVPETIESIDGWLRRRMRSCQWQQWKKPKTRIRELIKLGLKESTARKMGYSRKGNWRCSRTPAMHKAMGIKHWKDRGLINLVARYEIYRESWRTAVYRTVCTVV comes from the coding sequence ATGGAAGAGATATTAGCCGACGAGAACTTACAGGAAGCCTTACAAAGAGTATGCGCTAACAAAGGAGCAGCCGGGATAGACGGAATCACAACGACTGAGTTTCATAAGCAGATGTCCGAGGAATGGAAGGAGACTAAACAAAGATTGCTTCTAGGGAAATACAAACCTAAAGGAGTAAGAAGAGTTGAAATACCTAAGCCAGCCGGGGGGATAAGAATGCTAGGAATTCCGACAGTTATGGATAGATTCATCCAACAAGCAATGTTACAGCGGCTAACGCCGATATTCGACCCTGAATTTTCAAAGTTTAGCTACGGCTTTAGGCCGAATAAGAGTGCGCATGACGCGGTGAGACAGGCAAAGAAATATATCGAGGAAGGTCACAAATTTGTAGTAGACATAGACCTTGAGAAATTCTTTGACAAAGTAAATCACGACATCTTGATGCATCTTGTTGGAAAGAAGATCAGAGACAAGAGAGTATTGCGTTTAATAGGAAGTTACCTCAGAGCAGGGGTTATGACCAATGGAGTATGTATCCCAAACGAGGAAGGCACTCCGCAAGGTGGTGTGATAAGTCCGATACTGGCAAACATCATGTTAAACGAGCTAGATAAAGAACTGGAGGCAAGAGGTCACAAATTCTGTAGATATGCAGATGACTGTAACATCTATGTAAAATCCATGAAAGCAGGGGAGCGGGTAAAGGCAAGCATAACAAGATTTCTAAACAAGAAACTTAAACTGAAAGTGAATGAAACCAAGAGTGCAGTTGATAAACCAATGAATCGAAAGTTTCTCGGATTTACATTTGGAAACGTAGATAGTGTAGTGATACAAATATCCTCGCAATCACTGGAACGAGTGAAGAATAAGATTCGTGAATTGACCAATCCCATGCGAAGTGTCTCAATGGAAGAGCGGATAAAGGTCATAAACCGTTATATAATAGGATGGTTAGGATACTATTCGCTAATCGAAGTTCCTGAGACCATTGAAAGTATAGACGGCTGGCTAAGAAGGCGAATGAGATCATGCCAATGGCAACAGTGGAAGAAACCTAAAACAAGAATCAGAGAATTAATAAAACTGGGTTTGAAAGAATCGACCGCAAGAAAGATGGGATATTCAAGGAAAGGAAACTGGAGATGTAGTCGAACACCTGCAATGCACAAGGCAATGGGAATTAAACACTGGAAAGATCGGGGGTTAATAAATCTTGTTGCGAGATATGAAATCTATCGTGAAAGTTGGCGAACCGCCGTGTACCGAACGGTATGCACGGTGGTGTGA
- a CDS encoding DEAD/DEAH box helicase family protein has product MPEPKNLMQSQWSVNRSYRTGSDEEPLQCYLEGLVNSNNFDLLLGYFSSSAINVLSIGFANFLHSNGTMRMIINNVLSQEDKDAISKGQEGSIKNNLIDITDIKRLKSILDDYGKHFFECLAWLIANEKIQIKIIKPKNEKGIAHYKSGIFSDGENQVRFKASCNFTSYGLLENLEELDIHLSWENNPSNRNIINSQQEYFNTIFSGNADFVDYLEVNDILIAIKDEFGNKSLHELIVQEEDLIAQKNQIIDNKHLKKLFAKLTEKFEKITKEPRFPYPSGPREYQIEAYKKWVENNKNGIFSMATGTGKTITALYCLLREYQADNRYNAIIIVPTLSLLSQWYEEGKKFNFKNFVLVSLDKKWERDLLSYINIASLPNSSFIIIVTYASFKKEKFQEYIKKLPTSSLLIADEAHNLGSIDTLKILPKINIKKRIGLSATPNRKYDEFGNKEIEKFFNDNNPYVFSFPMKEAIQRNFLCRYTYHPLLVQLNEEEFDKYIEITKRIVRFYNQSEDNFKNSPDLEKLLLLRKQIIHKANNKKEAFKNILEIEFKRKGNLNYTLVYAPEGIDNNFSEVEMEFENSEDIILLDEYSRIVRDIDRKIMVSQFIANTQNRDKLLKDFEKGDVHVLVSMKCLDEGIDVPRSEVAIFCASTGNPRQFIQRRGRVLRPHVDKTFARIYDLVVIPPLMNNGMYAMERNLVKNELERVIEFADLSMNKMETYTLFRNILKDYNLSFTK; this is encoded by the coding sequence ATGCCTGAACCTAAAAATCTAATGCAAAGTCAATGGTCTGTAAATCGCTCTTATAGAACTGGAAGCGATGAAGAGCCTTTGCAATGTTACTTAGAAGGTTTAGTTAATAGTAATAATTTTGATTTGTTGTTAGGGTATTTTAGTTCTTCTGCAATAAATGTTTTATCTATTGGGTTTGCAAATTTTTTACATTCGAACGGAACTATGAGAATGATAATTAACAATGTCCTTTCTCAAGAAGATAAAGATGCAATCAGTAAAGGACAAGAAGGAAGTATTAAAAATAACCTAATAGATATTACAGATATTAAAAGGTTAAAGAGTATACTTGATGATTACGGTAAACATTTTTTTGAATGCTTAGCTTGGTTAATTGCAAATGAAAAAATTCAGATAAAAATTATTAAGCCTAAAAATGAAAAAGGAATAGCGCATTACAAATCCGGAATATTTTCTGATGGGGAAAATCAGGTTCGGTTTAAAGCATCTTGCAATTTTACTTCATATGGATTATTAGAAAATTTAGAAGAGTTAGATATTCATCTTAGCTGGGAAAATAATCCTTCCAATAGAAATATAATTAATAGCCAACAAGAATATTTCAATACAATATTTTCCGGCAATGCAGACTTCGTTGATTACTTAGAGGTTAATGATATATTAATCGCAATCAAAGATGAATTTGGAAATAAATCCTTGCATGAATTGATAGTGCAAGAAGAAGATTTGATCGCACAGAAAAATCAGATTATTGATAATAAGCATTTAAAAAAGTTATTCGCAAAACTAACTGAGAAATTTGAAAAAATAACTAAAGAGCCTAGGTTTCCTTATCCTAGTGGCCCGAGAGAATATCAGATTGAGGCATATAAGAAATGGGTGGAGAATAATAAGAACGGTATTTTTTCCATGGCTACAGGTACAGGAAAAACGATTACAGCGTTATACTGCCTTTTAAGAGAATATCAAGCGGATAATAGATATAATGCAATAATCATAGTTCCAACTTTATCATTACTTAGTCAGTGGTATGAAGAAGGAAAGAAATTTAACTTTAAAAATTTTGTGTTAGTAAGTTTGGATAAAAAATGGGAAAGGGATTTACTGAGTTATATTAATATTGCATCGCTACCTAACTCTTCCTTTATAATTATTGTTACTTACGCATCTTTTAAAAAAGAGAAATTTCAAGAATATATAAAGAAACTTCCTACTTCATCCTTATTGATTGCAGACGAAGCTCATAATTTAGGTTCGATAGATACTCTAAAAATTTTACCTAAAATAAATATTAAAAAGAGAATTGGATTATCAGCGACTCCGAATCGGAAATATGATGAGTTTGGAAATAAAGAAATTGAAAAATTTTTTAATGATAATAATCCATACGTATTTTCATTTCCTATGAAAGAGGCGATTCAAAGAAACTTCTTATGCAGATATACTTATCATCCTCTCCTAGTTCAATTGAATGAAGAAGAGTTCGATAAATATATCGAGATAACAAAAAGAATTGTTCGTTTTTATAATCAAAGCGAGGATAATTTTAAGAATTCTCCCGATCTGGAGAAGCTTTTACTCCTACGAAAACAAATTATTCATAAAGCAAATAATAAAAAGGAAGCTTTCAAAAATATATTAGAAATTGAATTTAAACGAAAGGGTAATTTGAATTATACTCTTGTATATGCACCAGAAGGCATTGATAATAATTTTTCGGAAGTTGAAATGGAATTTGAGAATTCAGAAGATATTATTCTTTTAGATGAATATTCCAGAATCGTTAGAGATATAGATAGAAAAATAATGGTATCTCAATTTATTGCAAATACGCAAAATAGAGATAAGCTGCTAAAGGATTTCGAGAAAGGTGACGTGCATGTTTTAGTATCCATGAAATGTTTAGATGAAGGCATTGATGTACCTAGGTCTGAGGTTGCCATTTTTTGTGCAAGTACCGGTAACCCGAGGCAATTTATTCAAAGAAGGGGTCGAGTGCTAAGACCACATGTAGATAAAACATTCGCAAGAATCTATGATTTAGTTGTTATTCCTCCTCTTATGAATAATGGGATGTATGCTATGGAAAGAAATCTAGTTAAAAATGAATTAGAAAGAGTAATCGAGTTTGCTGACTTATCAATGAATAAAATGGAAACTTATACATTATTTCGAAATATCCTAAAAGACTATAATTTATCATTCACAAAATAA